One genomic segment of Brassica napus cultivar Da-Ae chromosome A3, Da-Ae, whole genome shotgun sequence includes these proteins:
- the LOC106395781 gene encoding rho GDP-dissociation inhibitor 1 isoform X1: MGLEDEKKGGEASGETSDRENRLSRMNSESSLSPTEDDDDDDEDRKPELGPMIALKEQLEKDKDDESLRRWKEQLIGVVDLEDVGETSDPVVKILHLTVRSPDRDEMVLTIPDDGVPNPKGPWFTIKEGSKYTLVFNFRVTNNIVSGLRYNNTVWKTGVKGNFKFLCKIYSPRNYLLIVGVFLVGAVDSTKAMLGTFSPQAEPYQHVMPEETTPSGIFARGSYSARTKFIDDDNKCYLEINYTFDIRKNWQ; this comes from the exons ATGGGTTTGGAAGATGAGAAGAAGGGAGGAGAAGCATCAGGAGAAACATCAGACAGAGAAAATAGGCTAAGCAGAATGAACAGTGAGAGCTCTTTGTCTCCGAccgaagatgatgatgatgacgacgaaGACAGGAAGCCCGAACTCGGTCCCATGATCGCTCTCAAAGAACAGCTTGAGAAAGACAag GATGATGAAAGCTTGAGAAGATGGAAGGAGCAACTTATCGGCGTGGTGGATCTTGAAGACGTTGGAG AGACATCGGATCCTGTAGTAAAGATACTACACTTGACAGTTAGGTCTCCAGACAGAGATGAGATGGTATTGACGATACCTGATGATGGTGTGCCGAACCCGAAAGGTCCTTGGTTCACCATAAAGGAAGGATCTAAGTACACCCTTGTCTTCAACTTTCGTGTTACCAACAATATTGTTTCTGGACTTCGCTATAACAATACCGTTTGGAAAACCGGTGTCAAgggtaattttaaatttttgtgtaAGATATATTCTCCAAGAAATTATCTATTAATAGTTGGTGTTTTTCTTGTTGGGGCAGTGGATAGTACGAAAGCAATGCTTGGGACATTTAGTCCCCAGGCTGAGCCTTACCAACATGTGATGCCTGAAGAAACCACGCCGTCTGGTATATTTGCTAGAGGATCCTATTCCGCAAGGACAAAG TTCATTGATGATGATAATAAGTGCTATTTGGAGATCAACTACACCTTCGACATCCGCAAAAATTGGCAATGA
- the LOC111210985 gene encoding uncharacterized protein LOC111210985: protein MCYVISSFCYKRFQLRFEHSIMDKAWVHLNRVDPGYERGASKFVRDVASAMGGVDVIVCPCIDCRNIVRHSASVVLDHLVTRGMEEGYKMRADWYLHGELNAEVADESKGSEWNDEIYGLFRAAECFDEELAGMGNLSDMAEGEDKREDEFLAKLADAETPLYPSCSSHSKLSAIVSLFRLKTQNGWSDKSFNDLLETLPDMLPEENVLHTSLYDVKKFLKSFDMGYEKIHACGNDCCLFRKRFKKLDKCPKCKASRWKTNVHTGETKKGVPQKVLRYFPVIPRLKRMFRSEEMAKDLRWHFTNKSSDGKLRHPVDSVTWDHMNAKYPTFADEARNLRLGLSTDGFNPFNMKNSMYSCWPVLLVNYNLPPDLCMKKENIMLSLLIPGPHQPGNSIDVYLEPLIDDLNTLWSIGEVTYDALTRSAFRLKAMLLWTISDFPAYGNLAGCKVKGKMGCPLCGKNTESMWLKFSRKHVYMGHRKGLPPTHSFRGKKKWFDGKVEQGRRGRILTGRDISQHLRNFHNDFGNFKRSASKRKMMQGSTDLGSDIEGMSSESDEEEEVLVDEDELSRWKKRSIFFKLPYWEELPVRHNLDVMHVERNVAASLVSTLLHCGKSKDGLAARKDLEELGIRPDLHPRVQGKRTYLPPAPWSLSKQEKKIFCRRLFDFKGPDGYCSNISRGVSLDDCKVSGLKSHDYHVLMQQLLPIALKGLLPKGPRLAIFRLCSFFNLLCQRVIDMEKLLVMEAEIVETLCLFERYFPPSLFDIMLHLTVHLGREARLGGPVHFRWMYPFERYMKVLKDFVRNPARPEGCIAECYLAEECIRFCSEFLKKTTNVQEKQDRNTEYENNSILEGRPITTATSVTLTETEKRIAHLAIIQNMALVEPYVE, encoded by the exons ATGTGTTATGTTATAAGTTCGTTTTGTTACAAAAGGTTTCAACTTAGGTTCGAACACAGCATTATGGACAAAGCTTGGGTACATCTAAACAG AGTTGATCCTGGATATGAGAGAGGGGCTTCAAAGTTTGTCCGGGATGTGGCTTCAGCAATGGGAGGGGTTGATGTTATTGTATGTCCGTGTATTGACTGCCGTAACATAGTTCGACATTCAGCAAGTGTGGTACTTGATCATCTTGTTACTAGGGGTATGGAGGAGGGTTATAAGATGCGGGCTGATTGGTATCTACATGGAGAGTTGAACGCAGAGGTTGCTGATGAAAGCAAAGGAAGTGAGTGGAACGATGAGATCTATGGGTTGTTCAGAGCTGCTGAGTGTTTTGATGAAGAGTTAGCTGGTATGGGGAATCTATCTGATATGGCAGAGGGAGAGGACAAGAGAGAAGATGAGTTCTTGGCAAAGCTAGCTGACGCTGAAACACCATTGTATCCGAGCTGTTCAAGCCATAGCAAGTTATCTGCAATTGTTTCGTTGTTCAGATTGAAGACTCAGAATGGATGGTCTGACAAGAGCTTCAATGATTTGCTAGAGACCTTGCCAGACATGTTACCTGAAGAAAATGTCTTGCACACATCACTCTATGACGTGAAGAAGTTCTTGAAATCATTTGACATGGGCTACGAGAAGATCCATGCTTGTGGCAACGACTGCTGCCTATTCAGAAAGAGGTTCAAGAAGCTCGATAAGTGTCCTAAATGCAAGGCTTCAAGGTGGAAGACTAATGTCCACACGGGTGAGACGAAGAAAGGCGTCCCACAGAAAGTTCTCCGTTACTTCCCTGTAATACCAAGACTGAAGAGAATGTTCCGGTCTGAAGAAATGGCCAAGGATTTGAGGTGGCACTTTACCAACAAAAGCAGTGATGGAAAGCTGCGTCATCCTGTTGATTCTGTGACATGGGATCATATGAATGCCAAATACCCTACGTTTGCAGATGAAGCAAGGAACCTGAGGCTGGGACTTTCAACAGATGGATTCAATCCATTCAACATGAAGAACTCGATGTACAGTTGCTGGCCTGTTCTGCTAGTTAACTACAACTTACCTCCAGACCTGTGCATGAAGAAGGAGAACATCATGCTTTCTTTGCTGATTCCTGGTCCACATCAGCCTGGTAATAGCATAGATGTGTATTTAGAACCCCTAATCGACGATCTTAACACTCTGTGGAGCATTGGAGAGGTAACATACGACGCTCTTACTCGATCAGCTTTTAGACTAAAGGCGATGCTGCTTTGGACAATCAGCGATTTTCCAGCTTATGGGAATCTAGCAGGCTGCAAAGTAAAGGGAAAAATGGGATGTCCGTTATGTGGAAAAAATACAGAGAGCATGTGGTTGAAGTTCAGCAGAAAGCATGTGTATATGGGTCATAGAAAGGGTCTGCCACCAACTCACAGTTttagaggaaagaagaaatggTTTGATGGAAAAGTAGAACAAGGGAGAAGGGGAAGAATACTTACTGGGCGTGATATTTCTCAACATCTGAGAAATTTTCACAATGATTTTGGAAATTTCAAACGGTCTGCCAGTAAGAGAAAAATGATGCAGGGTTCAACTGATTTAGGGTCTGATATTGAGGGTATGTCGAGTGAAtcagatgaagaggaagaagtaCTAGTAGATGAGGATGAGTTATCTAGATGGAAGAAGAGGTCAATATTCTTCAAGCTACCTTATTGGGAG GAACTCCCGGTGAGGCACAACTTAGATGTAATGCATGTGGAGAGAAATGTTGCTGCAAGCTTAGTTTCAACGTTGTTGCACTGTGGGAAATCTAAGGATGGCCTTGCCGCTCGTAAGGATCTGGAGGAGCTTGGTATTAGGCCGGATTTGCACCCTAGAGTGCAAGGAAAAAGAACCTATCTCCCTCCAGCACCATGGTCTTTGTCCAAGcaagaaaagaagatattttgCAGGCGTCTATTTGACTTCAAAGGGCCAGATGGATATTGTTCTAACATATCAAGAGGTGTCTCGTTGGATGACTGTAAAGTCTCTGGTCTGAAATCACATGACTACCATGTTTTGATGCAACAACTTCTGCCGATTGCACTTAAAGGGTTGCTGCCAAAAGGACCGAGGCTTGCAATTTTTAGATTATGCTCTTTCTTCAATCTGTTGTGTCAAAGAGTGATTGACATGGAGAAGCTTCTGGTTATGGAAGCTGAGATTGTTGAGACTCTGTGCTTGTTTGAAAGATACTTTCCTCCAAGTTTGTTTGATATCATGCTTCATTTGACTGTCCATCTAGGAAGAGAAGCTCGGCTTGGTGGACCAGTCCACTTTAGATGGATGTACCCGTTTGAAAG GTACATGAAAGTCCTCAAAGACTTTGTTAGAAATCCTGCAAGACCAGAGGGCTGCATAGCTGAGTGCTACCTTGCTGAGGAATGTATCCGGTTTTGCAGTGAGTTCCTGAAGAAAACAACAAATGTTCAAGAGAAACAGGATAGAAACACAGAGTATGAGAACAATTCTATCTTAGAGGGTCGTCCAATAACCACTGCTACTTCAGTAACTCTCACTGAAACGGAAAAGAGAATTGCTCATCTTGCTATCATCCAAAACATGGCTCTGGTCGAACCTTATGTAGAGTAA
- the LOC125607277 gene encoding uncharacterized protein LOC125607277 produces MTFVYGDPVLERRDHVWKRLTRFSTIRTGPWFMIGDFNEITGHNEKEGGRQRPDSSFLAFKQMLNDCGMLEFPFTGDMLSWVGKRAGGTTVRCRLDRAVGNADWHEKFPHTGVKYMRLWGSDHRPILADILTKPTRRIKKFKFDKRWLDNEELRQVILEGWKSPDLPPNATIMEHISSCRKALSEWRRQHNVNSAKLVEELKEKVEGLYADDNATTEVIAAALKELSDALKAEEMFWKQKSRVFWLREGDRNTKFFHALTKQRRARNKITQLRDVNGNVVEDEEGLVAIATSYFRQIFESSNPEDIEEALAQIPTMITGAMNDNLTCPVTEWEIKVALFAMHPEKAPGPDGMTALFYQKLWDIVKDDLTHMVNKFLFEGTVVAGLNDTNICLIPKTTKPNEMTQFRPISLCNVSYKIISKVLCQRLKRVLPGLISETQSAFVAGRQISDNIMIAQEMFHALRTKPSGRNKRMAIKTDMSKAYDRMEWSFIEAVMRKMGFSETWIAWIMRCITSVKYKVLMNGQPRGNIVPGRGLRQGDPLSPFIFILCTEVLASLLNHAENQGKITGMRRISANSRQEIKDVLGIQNEGGMGNYLGIPEDISGSKCKLFVFLKDKLMHRVNGWTCRWLSKGGKEVLIKSILLALPTYVMSTFLLPLEICENLAAAIAKFWWSSNPPKRGMHWAKWEKVCLPREEGGIGFRLIHEFNLALLAKQLWRLVQFPDSLVARVLKGRYYRLCSPLSVIPASSPSYVWTSISAARELLMMGIRQKVHSGYEVKIWQDPWIPTVPARAAHPVAPVMNPNMRVSDLINQDSKDWDVSLLEKYVNRDDIPLIRSLAISSAHRRDTFCWSYTRNGQYTVKSGYWVTRTLLKPEEEKEVVEPITRNLVRRKMRCDNYCPRCGEPEESVTHAIFECPPAMQAWLLSSTPTSPNLFPVSSVYTNMDYLFWRKSIIDPEQDRDPYPWIIWYIWKARNDKLFRGIDRDPLELVRYAESECQAWFDANKVPQLVIQESNTEEPQVLSLGNICLLDGSWTSTDHFSGCGWVWMDNGSNIQLMGTRNITRRESALHSELEALRWAMENMLQHSTCQSFGTDCKDLIAMLKEPHAWPSFATELERIETLQICFPEFSIIHVPREKFEEICEQHMEDMVSICRTSRVQPTWITDTL; encoded by the exons atgacgtttgtttatggGGATCCTGTATTAGAAAGACGGGATCATGTATGGaaacgtcttacgcgtttctcaacaaTAAGAACTGGCCCCTGGTTCATGATTGGAGATTTTAACGAAATTACGGGTCATAATGAGAAAGAGGGAGGAAGACAACGTCCTGATAGCTCCTTCCTGGCTTTTAAACAAATGCTCAATGATTGTGGTATGCTGGAGTTTCCTTTCACGGGGGACATGCTTTCTTGGGTAGGAAAGAGAGCAGGAGGGACAACTGTCAGATGTCGTTTAGACAGAGCTGTAGGAAATGCGGACTGGCATGAGAAATTTCCGCATACGGGGGTTAAGTATATGAGGTTATGGGGATCGGATCATCGTCCGATTCTTGCAGACATACTCACAAAGCCAACGAGGAGAATAAAAAAGTTTAAGTTTGACAAAAGATGGCTGGATAATGAGGAGTTAAGGCAAGTCATTCTCGAGGGATGGAAATCACCTGATCTCCCTCCTAATGCGACTATAATGGAACACATTTCGAGTTGCCGCAAAGCCTTGAGCGAATGGAGGAGACAACATAATGTTAATTCCGCGAAATTGGTGGAGGAGCTTAAGGAGAAAGTGGAGGGTCTATATGCTGATGATAATGCTACAACTGAAGTGATTGCAGCAGCTCTGAAGGAACTATCTGATGCTCTTAAAGCAGAAGAAATGTTCTGGAAACAGAAGAGTCGAGTGTTTTGGTTGCGTGAAGGGGACAGAAATACAAAATTCTTTCATGCTTTGACGAAGCAAAGAAGGGCCCGGAACAAGATAACGCAGCTCCGGGATGTAAATGGTAATGTTGTAGAGGATGAAGAAGGGTTAGTAGCCATTGCTACAAGCTATTTTAGACAGATTTTTGAATCGTCTAATCCAGAGGATATTGAAGAAGCATTGGCTCAGATTCCTACGATGATTACTGGAGCAATGAATGACAATCTGACATGCCCGGTCACTGAATGGGAGATCAAAGTAGCGCTTTTTGCCATGCATCCCGAGAAGGCTCCAGGCCCGGATGGGATGACTGCGCTTTTTTACCAGAAATTATGGGATATTGTGAAGGATGATTTAACTCATATGgttaataaatttctttttgagGGGACTGTGGTAGCGGGCTTGAATGATACGAATATATGTCTCATCCCGAAGACTACAAAGCCTAATGAAATGACCCAATTTCGGCCAATTAGCCTATGTAATGTAAGttacaagataatctctaaggtcttatgccagagaTTGAAGAGAGTACTGCCAGGCTTGATATCAGAAACTCAATCAGCTTTTGTGGCAGGAAGACAAATCtcagataatattatgatagccCAAGAAATGTTCCACGCCCTGAGAACCAAACCAAGTGGTCGAAACAAAAGAATGGCTATCAAGACGGACATGAGTAAAGCATACGACAGGATGGAATGGTCATTTATTGAGGCTGTCATGCGAAAGATGGGCTTCTCGGAAACATGGATCGCCTGGATAATGCGATGCATTACGTCGGTTAAGTACAAGGTACTCATGAATGGACAGCCAAGAGGGAATATTGTTCCTGGTAGAGGCCTAcgccaaggagatcctttgtctcctttcatttttattctatgcacggaagtGCTCGCTAGCCTTCTCaatcatgcagagaaccaagggaagataacggggatgcga cgaATCAGTGCAAATAGTAGGCAAGAGATTAAAGATGTACTTGGAATccaaaatgaaggaggaatggGAAACTACCTTGGTATCCCGGAAGACATAAGTGGGTCTAAGTGCAAGCTCTTTGTGTTTCTCAAGGATAAGCTCATGCATAGAGTGAATGGTTGGACATGTAGGTGGCTATCAAAAGGAGGCAAGGAAGTACTGATTAAATCTATTTTGCTAGCGCTTCCAACTTATGTAATGTCTACGTTCCTTCTCCCCTTGGAGATATGCGAAAACCTAGCAGCGGCTATTGCTAAATTTTGGTGGAGTTCAAATCCACCGAAACGAGGAATGCACTGGGCGAAATGGGAAAAAGTCTGTCTACCAAGAGAGGAGGGTGGGATTGGCTTTCGTTTGATCCATGAGTTTAATCTGGCTCTTTTGGCGAAACAGCTATGGAGGCTTGTCCAGTTCCCTGACTCTTTGGTAGCCCGGGTGTTGAAAGGAAGATATTATAGGTTGTGCTCACCACTAAGTGTAATCCCAGCTAGTAGCCCATCATATGTGTGGACTAGTATCTCGGCGGCAAGGGAGTTGTTGATGATGGGAATCAGACAGAAGGTACACTCAGGATATGAAGTCAAGATCTGGCAGGATCCGTGGATTCCAACGGTGCCGGCGAGAGCAGCTCACCCTGTGGCCCCAGTTATGAACCCCAACATGAGAGTGAGCGATCTCATTAATCAGGATTCGAAGGATTGGGATGTGAGTCTTTTGGAGAAATACGTCAATCGGGATGACATACCTCTTATACGGAGCTTAGCCATAAGCTCGGCCCACCGACGGGACACATTTTGCTGGAGCTACACAAGGAATGGACAATACACGgtcaaatctggatattgggtgaCTCGGACTTTACTAAAGCCAGAGGAAGAAAAGGAAGTTGTGGAGCCAA taacAAGGAACTTAGTAAGACGCAAGATGAGGTGTGATAACTACTGTCCAAGATGCGGAGAACCTGAAGAATCAGTAACCCATGCCATTTTTGAGTGTCCACCAGCTATGCAGGCCTGGTTATTATCATCAACTCCAACAAGTCCGAATTTGTTTCCAGTATCAAGCGTCTACACGAACATGgattatctattctggaggaaAAGCATCATTGACCCAGAACAAGACAGGGATCCTTATCCGTGGATAATCTGGTACATCTGGAAGGCCAGGAATGATAAACTCTTTAGAGGTATAGACAGAGACCCATTAGAGCTGGTTAGATATGCAGAAAGTGAATGCCAAGCCTGGTTTGATGCGAATAAAGTGCCACAACTAGTGATACAGGAAAGCAACACTGAGGAACcccaagtcttaagcttggggAATATTTGCTTGCTAGATGGATCATGGACATCTACTGATCACTtcagtggatgtggatgggtgtGGATGGACAATGGGAGCAACATACAGCTTATGGGGACAAGAAATATCACTAGACGCGAATCAGCCCTGCATTCGGAACTTGAAGCACTGCGGTGggcaatggagaatatgctcCAACACTCGACATGCCAGAGTTTTGGGACAGACTGCAAGGACCTGATCGCAATGTTAAAAGAACCTCAtgcttggccaagctttgcgacggaactggagaggatagagacgctTCAAATATGCTTCCCGGAATTCAGCATCATTCATGTTCCAAGA GAAAAGTTCGAGGAGATATGTGAGCAGCATATGGAAGACATGGTTAGCATATGTAGGACGTCTCGAGTGCAACCAACTTGGATTACTGATACTCTGTGA
- the LOC106395781 gene encoding rho GDP-dissociation inhibitor 1 isoform X2 — protein sequence MGLEDEKKGGEASGETSDRENRLSRMNSESSLSPTEDDDDDDEDRKPELGPMIALKEQLEKDKDDESLRRWKEQLIGVVDLEDVGETSDPVVKILHLTVRSPDRDEMVLTIPDDGVPNPKGPWFTIKEGSKYTLVFNFRVTNNIVSGLRYNNTVWKTGVKVDSTKAMLGTFSPQAEPYQHVMPEETTPSGIFARGSYSARTKFIDDDNKCYLEINYTFDIRKNWQ from the exons ATGGGTTTGGAAGATGAGAAGAAGGGAGGAGAAGCATCAGGAGAAACATCAGACAGAGAAAATAGGCTAAGCAGAATGAACAGTGAGAGCTCTTTGTCTCCGAccgaagatgatgatgatgacgacgaaGACAGGAAGCCCGAACTCGGTCCCATGATCGCTCTCAAAGAACAGCTTGAGAAAGACAag GATGATGAAAGCTTGAGAAGATGGAAGGAGCAACTTATCGGCGTGGTGGATCTTGAAGACGTTGGAG AGACATCGGATCCTGTAGTAAAGATACTACACTTGACAGTTAGGTCTCCAGACAGAGATGAGATGGTATTGACGATACCTGATGATGGTGTGCCGAACCCGAAAGGTCCTTGGTTCACCATAAAGGAAGGATCTAAGTACACCCTTGTCTTCAACTTTCGTGTTACCAACAATATTGTTTCTGGACTTCGCTATAACAATACCGTTTGGAAAACCGGTGTCAAgg TGGATAGTACGAAAGCAATGCTTGGGACATTTAGTCCCCAGGCTGAGCCTTACCAACATGTGATGCCTGAAGAAACCACGCCGTCTGGTATATTTGCTAGAGGATCCTATTCCGCAAGGACAAAG TTCATTGATGATGATAATAAGTGCTATTTGGAGATCAACTACACCTTCGACATCCGCAAAAATTGGCAATGA
- the LOC111210986 gene encoding X-linked retinitis pigmentosa GTPase regulator-interacting protein 1-like: protein MGRAKQTKRGRRQAKKSKKADDDEVEFVCTIQTHEEEHEEERGQQQEQEEEHVEEREPEEEHEEEQQQEEERPPEQHNGDEPEGEIEHTQEAEGGTSRKRKRGPTMMRDLAKDPNTRVHVDFTFMGEAYGPGSVKLSSYLGPLVREHVPVTVENWKKITEEVKTVLWKSVQARFELDEDHQRVAVLKQMGALWRSSKSRLVTQINEAENNQQRMNLRPKNVHPIEWRKFVKLKTSQEFKVLSDSYKERRSKQIPHTCSRKGMVRLAEEMKNSSEDKSEVSRLKVWVRSRTRKDGTPINTNAAEKIQKAAEIVKGGSQSGKNLDEDTLIQVLGPDNPGRMRAMGRNISKTKLACFNVNQKSISEMQQTQIHLMQKVDELQSELAKVKNQVSYISKNTSPSAYHIIISFVLGLCYREMTMKWGKTRLQE from the exons ATGGGACGGGCAAAGCAGACTAAACGTGGAAGGAGACAAGCAAAGAAGTCAAAAAAGGCAGATGATGACGAAGTTGAGTTCGTTTGTACTATCCAAACACAtgaagaagaacatgaagaGGAACGTGGGCAGCAACAGGAACAGGAAGAGGAACATGTGGAGGAACGAGAACCGGAAGAGGAACATGAGGAGGAACAACAACAGGAAGAGGAGCGTCCACCAGAGCAACATAATGGCGACGAGCCTGAAGGTGAGATAGAACATACTCAAGAGGCTGAAGGTGGAACCTCCCGTAAGAGAAAGCGTGGTCCAACAATGATGAGAGACCTAGCCAAAGATCCAAATACCAGAGTTCATGTCGATTTCACTTTTATGGGAGAAGCTTATGGTCCTGGTTCAGTCAAGCTATCTTCATATTTGGGTCCGTTGGTAAGGGAGCACGTGCCTGTTACAgttgaaaattggaaaaaaattacTGAAGAAGTGAAGACAGTGCTTTGGAAATCAGTCCAG GCAAGGTTTGAACTTGATGAGGACCACCAAAGGGTTGCAGTTCTTAAGCAGATGGGAGCCTTGTGGAGATCATCCAAGTCACGTCTTGTTACCCAAATCAATGAAGCTGAAAATAACCAACAAAGGATGAATCTCAGACCTAAGAATGTTCATCCAATTGAGTGGCGCAAATTTGTGAAGCTAAAAACAAGCCAAGAATTCAAG GTTCTGAGTGATAGCTACAAAGAGAGGAGAAGCAAACAGATTCCTCACACTTGTAGTAGAAAGGGAATGGTTAGACTAGCAGAAGAGATG AAAAATAGTTCTGAAGACAAATCTGAAGTGTCGAGACTTAAAGTCTGGGTGAGGTCACGTACAAGAAAAGATGGAACTCCCATCAACACAAATGCTGCCGAGAAGATT CAAAAGGCAGCTGAGATTGTTAAGGGTGGTAGTCAGAGTGGAAAAAATCTGGATGAAGATACGCTCATCCAGGTCTTAGGACCTGATAATCCTGGTCGTATGAGAGCAATGGGGAGGAATATTAGTAAGACGAAATTAGCTTGCTTCAATGTCAACCAGAAGTCAATTTCTGAAATGCAACAGACACAAATTCATCTTATGCAAAAGGTTGATGAACTACAGTCTGAACTTGCGAAAGTAAAAAACCAGGTTAGTTACATCTCCAAGAATACATCTCCAAGTGCTTATCACATAATAATAAGCTTTGTGTTGGGTTTATGTTACAGAGAGATGACAATGAAGTGGGGGAAAACTCGGCTGCAAGAGTAA